Genomic segment of Pontibacter liquoris:
CAGCATCATGATGTTAAAGTCGGTGGCAAACTTTGCCAGCTCGTTAAAGTCATGGATGTTCACGGCGGCCGTGGTGCCAAAAGCAGCTGTTCCGGCGTTGCCGGGCGCTACAAAGACCTGTTCACAATACTCACTTTGGCTTAGTTTCCAGGCAATGGCATGCTCGCGGGCGCCGGACCCAATAATCAAAACGTTCATGGTATAAGGGCTAATTACGGGTTGTTATTTGTTTGTGCTCCATTGTTGTGCAGCAGAGCGATATACTGCGAAGTTATAAATTTATACTTGCTCTTACAGCACAAAGTAGGTTTTATACTTTGCAAGCGGGTTCAAGTTGGCCGGAGCTAAGTATATAAGTATAAAAGAAAAGACCGCTACACATGGCAGCGGTCTTTCATATCCATCTTGCTGAACAAAAATCAACAATTAACAATTGCTCATTTAGTTGGCATACTCCGACAGGAACTTGATGCGCATCAGGCGCAGGTCTTCCTCGGTATAATCATCTGTTCCCAGTTCCTGCAGGGCTACGCTGATGTTATCGGTGCTGGCATGCATAAAATAATCGTAGATCTCTTCCTGCCGCTCGTGGTCCAGAATATTGTTGATGTAGTAATTCAGGTTCAGCTTGGTGCCCGAGTAGCAGATATGCTCTATCTCCTCTATCAGTTCCTGCATGGTCAGGTCTTTGGAGGCTGCCAGCTCTTCCAGGTCCACTTTCTTATCGATCTGCTGGATGATGTAGATCTTGATCTTGGATTTGTTCACCGTGGTTTTCACCACTACATCGGCCGCCGTCACAATATCGTTTTCCTCTACATACTTGGTGATCAGGTCCAGGAAGGGCTTGCCGAACTTCTGGGCCTTGCCCATACCTACGCCGGCAATGTGGGCCAGGTCCTCTTTGTTTAGCGGGTAAACAGTGGCCATTTCCTTTAACGACGGGTCCTGGAACAGCACGTAAGGGGGCAGGCCTTTTTCCTTGGCCAGTTTTTTACGCAGGTTCTTAAGCAGATCAAACAGCACTTCGTCGTGTCCGGCAGCGGCTTGCGTCTCTTCCTTCTCTTCGTCGGCTTTCACTTCCTGTTCGTAGTTATGGTCTTTGGTCAACTGAATCGAATGCGGGTTCTGAATAAAGTCCAGGCCTTTCTGCGTCAGCTTCACAATCCCGAAGTTCTCAATATCCTTCTCCAGGTATTCTGACAACAACACCTGGCGCAGCACAGAGCTCCAGAACTGCACATCCTGGTCTTTGCCGGCGCCAAATACTTCCAACTTGTCGTGGTCGTAGCTGGTAACGTACTGATTGCGCAGCCCCGTCAACACAGCCGTCAGGTGGTCGATACTAAAGCGCTCGCCGGTTTGCTGCACAGCCTTCAGAGCCAGCTGCGCTTCCTGCTGGGCCTCAAAACGCTCCTTGGGGTGCAGGCAGTTATCGCAGAAGCCGCAGTCTTTTTCATAGGCTTCACCAAAGTAATGCAGCAACTGCTTGCGGCGGCACACGGCCGAGTCGGCATAAGCGGCCATCTCCTGCAAGAGCAGCTTGGAGTTATCGCGCTCAGTAACGGGTTTGTCTTTGTTAAACTTCTCCAGCTTGATGATATCATCGTAGCTGTAGAACATCAGGCAGTTGCCTTCCAGGCCATCGCGGCCGGCGCGGCCTGTTTCCTGGTAATAGCCTTCTATGGATTTCGGTGTGTCGTAGTGGATCACAAAACGCACATCCGGCTTGTCGATGCCCATACCAAAAGCAATAGTCGCCACGATCACGTCGCAATCTTCGTTCAGGAAAGCATCTTGGTTATGCATGCGCACGTTGGCATCCAGCCCGGCGTGGTACGGCAGCGCCTTCACGTCATTTACGCGCAGCAGCTCGGCAATCTCCTCCACCTTTTTGCGGCTCAGGCAGTATACCACGCCACTCTTGCCTTTGTTGAGCTTCACATACTGGATGAGCTGCTTTTTGGTGTTATGCTTAGGGCGCACCTCATAGTATAAATTGGTGCGGTTAAACGAGGATTTAAATACCGAAGCCTCGTCCATCTGCAGGTTACGCTGTATGTCGAGCTGTACTTTGGGGGTAGCCGTGGCCGTAAGCGCAATAATGGGCAGGTTGCCGATCATGTCGATGATGCCGCGGATGCGGCGGTACTCCGGGCGGAAATCATGCCCCCACTCCGAGATGCAGTGCGCCTCGTCGATGGCCACAAACGTGATGTTGGAGTTGCGCAGGAACTCGATGGTATCTTCTTTGGTAAGCGACTCCGGCGCCACG
This window contains:
- the recQ gene encoding DNA helicase RecQ — translated: MSVKQEVNLKNKLKEVFGYSQFRGNQELIINNIINGKNTFVIMPTGAGKSLCYQLPALSLPGTAIVISPLIALMKNQVDQLNAFGVNAQFLNSTLSKSEINKVKKETLAGEVKLLYVAPESLTKEDTIEFLRNSNITFVAIDEAHCISEWGHDFRPEYRRIRGIIDMIGNLPIIALTATATPKVQLDIQRNLQMDEASVFKSSFNRTNLYYEVRPKHNTKKQLIQYVKLNKGKSGVVYCLSRKKVEEIAELLRVNDVKALPYHAGLDANVRMHNQDAFLNEDCDVIVATIAFGMGIDKPDVRFVIHYDTPKSIEGYYQETGRAGRDGLEGNCLMFYSYDDIIKLEKFNKDKPVTERDNSKLLLQEMAAYADSAVCRRKQLLHYFGEAYEKDCGFCDNCLHPKERFEAQQEAQLALKAVQQTGERFSIDHLTAVLTGLRNQYVTSYDHDKLEVFGAGKDQDVQFWSSVLRQVLLSEYLEKDIENFGIVKLTQKGLDFIQNPHSIQLTKDHNYEQEVKADEEKEETQAAAGHDEVLFDLLKNLRKKLAKEKGLPPYVLFQDPSLKEMATVYPLNKEDLAHIAGVGMGKAQKFGKPFLDLITKYVEENDIVTAADVVVKTTVNKSKIKIYIIQQIDKKVDLEELAASKDLTMQELIEEIEHICYSGTKLNLNYYINNILDHERQEEIYDYFMHASTDNISVALQELGTDDYTEEDLRLMRIKFLSEYAN